The following DNA comes from Nicotiana sylvestris chromosome 10, ASM39365v2, whole genome shotgun sequence.
cttaagggGATTCTTACCAACCAGAAAAAGATCCTCAATTCtcaggctgccttggctaaggcGGTGGATTCACATGTCAAGGACCTGAAGGAGCTttccagggagcacaagaaggcttccaaggagtctgtgaaggcgcTGAGGGAGGATGTTGACAAACTGAAGGTAGACCAGCtacctttagacttgctattcgaGGATCCAGCCCTAGCAGCAACACCAGTAgcagagccacagcaggagcagacacaacagcttccaaagaagaagaggaagctccctagtgcagatgaggcgatcatctagttggcggacccaccggaggcttcctccagtcaactacaggatgttcctgatattcagccCGTACAGGTCGAagccccagtcccagcagctgagtaGCAGGAGACCggaaaccagtctgaggttcccgtacatacagaggacccgGGGACCACTCATGTTCCCATGCATGTAGACGAGGattagggagctcctatatcctttcatcttgatttttttatgcttatttgtttagttggcattggggacaatgccagcttttatttatAGCAGCGTGCCCTACCTTTTTTTATCCgaatgattgtatatattagttgacttagtttatgtttctgttgattttttttattttgtctgtatataactttacatttagttacttttatcgcactttttatcttctctttggtctgtatataaagttacatttttgtataattcatccccgttgtatattctagtctcctattgtaaatattcattctattttctattttcgtacaaagtttttatttttagcttagtagataggctcgcagcctttttgtttcggttttggtgctttcaataagcccttggttttcttaatgccacggttctttccaagggtggagtattgtgcgaaccgggtggctcttcccgatgatggatggcgtgacaaccttcttaagggtttgagtctgttttttatttttcttttgtttttagtagtttatagttaaaggtacctcaagcaaagcttcacttgggcctaacacattttcctttgatcctatggtcaaagacaagtggttgtgtttaggatggtgaaagtagtgaccttgagactcttgttttgaccaaacaaacatcatgtgaTCTTTCGGGgctattgtgtgctcaatcgtgtctaaggttgttgtgggcccccgattCTATATCTtaagcaatccttgagtgtgtgtggtgagaaattgaattgtgagtccaagtcccgagccaatggtctagaacttgccatgAATGTTTGTTAAGGCAAAATTTTGAGCGAaattcgacttgagaagtgattataggctctccttgatccaaacaatagtcgaacaattccatagcttaccaatgatataatcccaagctaacccttttgagccttaaacctttttcttttaagaaccaatgctacaagcctatgcccgttctaaattataccctctcttggcacccaaatcgtcccttAGGTAATggaaaaagtctaagtttggggggggggagagacaagaaaggaaacaaagtgataaaaggtacaaaagcaaaaggaaagaaaggcgatgaaaaagaaagaaaaggaaaagaaaaaaagaaagaaagcccaatgtgcaaagaataaaacgggattcaagaaaaacaaaaatgaaaaaggtgtgcaaaaagaagaaatgctttgaattgcataagaaagagtgacaatatgtctctctaaccccttgaaaagaaatgaaatactcaaagagtcaaagagaattgtgccagaatgaatcaaaagaagtgcttaagggaagatagaACCCGTATAGACtaacaacttttcctaccctgagccaaaagccttcacattgactctacgaaagccctatatgatcttgagttggaagacactcgcattagtggatacttataTGAGGGttaagcatatggtacttagagccaaacttgtgacctttccttgagagagacgagtgaatcctcattaaccttggtttgcgtgcttctactctaaaaggtgaggtttgcttagggagagttgaggatgtatgagtttgagttccacaatgaccaaagtaattgagggagttctttgatgtaatgagttaattcttgatgctcttgggTCACatttgatccatagtttttcaaagtttaaattttgttaatgatccattcgtattgagggcaattgttagtcccaattgagcttgttgaggttactttaggacatctggaattacttggattttcctttaaggggcgggtcttattttgtttgcttgaagacaaacaaaggtttaagtttgggggagttgataagttaggattttaacatgttttatgcccctacctgcctatgctttgatcatatattattacaaaatagtcctaaaaggctcacaagttgtgcttgattgcaggtttgatcgacaaagtgacgaaatgtcaaagatcgactcaaaaaggagtgaaacctgctcaagtatcaaagaccaagaaatttaagaaaagaaggcctagtgaggaccgcgcaaagtggaatgcggccgcactaggtgattcagagagttggtgaatcaagctagaagaagcgcggccgtggtacacatctcgcagtctgcggtgaaggctccgcggctgCACTACTCTTTTATATGATCCGCGGTCATGGGATTAagagagatgaaagtttgcaaAGTCAGTGCGATACGGTCCGCGGTTGTGATTGCGCGGACCATGCCAGCTCCCTCCgcagccgcggtccattctacgaggtccgcggagtccaagttcagagaagcacaagtcaaagtcaaagagcccagtgcggccgcggtctatTTAGTGCGGCCCgtactgaccccgcaggggtatttttgtccagtttttccagcctagtataaataaaatattttaccattttttagagAGGGGGAGATCAGACAAAGGTTGCGCTCGTGAGAAcgaattttgtagccatttttcgCACTTTTTCTTTACATTTACAATaaattcttgtattttaattttagcaattaattaatatgtttagttcttcatctatttctgtaTTTtgttcttcaagcatgagtagctaaacccattagctaaggttgcggctcaaccctagtgtaggtaattgatgggtgtttccatctaatgttagattgactatgggtgtttgctatttgggttgattttatgttttaatctagaattggtggttacaaacactgattcaagctttgtgggtttaactcttcttgagaaagagagtctatgaccccaaaattgacccaacaaggaattgggatggactcatgagaaatgatagtcccaattaatgggttaaacctcgagagagtaattaccctacttgaaccctagttgcttggtctaatttgcttactcatttggtctcgagagagtcaattgggcaaagtcactttctctatcgagaggtgtgagagtgggtaaaattgtgcaacggttatagcataagccccaattatgtcaatcgaaccttagtaacatctacccgtcaattagccacctaggtagtgtcacaaccctagtgcccttcttcccattagatacaacttagcaatattctcgtagcataatttagtgttaatcaatagttttataaaaatagttataattcgaaaacccaaaaatgttttgaagtgacattaggagtacaaacacatctctaggctagatagacaatccaactccactactagctccctgaggaaattgATCCTGACCTTCAtattgggtaaaagctattgcgacccgctctttcTACCTTAGTGTAGCATTGAGTTGGCAATGATCAATTAACACCAGGAACATTTCTTTCTTGGATATggccacgaccatgaccacgaccaCGAATATGGCCACGACCTTTTCCAAGATTAACATAATAAGAATACACCTCATCCTGTTTAGGCAATGGTGTAGACCTGGTTGGTCGATTTTCGTGATTTCTCATAAGCAATTCATTGTTTCGTTCAGCCACAAGTAGAAGAGAAATCAACTGAGAGTACCTTGTGAAGCCTTTCTCTCGGTACTGCTGTTGCAAgaccatattggaggcatgaaacgttgtaaacgttttttcaagcatatcatagtcactgatattatctccacagagtttcaaAGTAGAAGTAATTctaaacatagcagaattatattcagaaacagacttaaagtcttggagcctaagatgagcccaatcatatcgtgcttaTGGAAGAGTGgccaactttaagttgtcatatctttcctttaaaccattccacaaaacaagtggatctttcactgtgagatattcaattttcaacccttcatcaaggtgatggcgcaagaaaatcaaggccttagcacagtcttgggtagatactttatctttatctttaatggcgtctccaagacTCATTACATCTAAATGGATTTCAACATCTACtacccatgtcatatagttcttgcccgaaatttcaagggcaacaaactttctttttataatatcagaaaaaattaaaaaaatacaaatttgagaaaaattgtaccttaattttctcaaagatcttcttgagatggtagagcctcgtgctgataacgtgttataatatataacccaaaataacaaaatagaacaagcaaaaacaaactaagagatatagagagaaagagaggaagatagattcttatttcttcttcaattgtgtgtatttttctatctattacaaggcctttatataagcataaaaagtgaagaaaatatatcatggaatatgtcattgaacatacaaaatatgtcattgaatatgtcattaaacatttgagatgaagatcatggaggaagagtagacatctaacataatgtgatatttatcataacataTTCGTCTTGTTCTACTTTTTCATTTTTGAGATAAAAAGTTATGAATTCACTCTATCTTTTTTTACTTTCATCTTACCAATTTAGGAAGAAATCCTATGTCTACACTGCTCAACGGTTGGAGTAGTCAAagttatctatatatatatattaaagcaagaacgTTACAATATATaattgcattgtggttaagctaAGTGGCAAACTAATAAATGCAAATAGTATAtgataactttattctatatatatatatatatatatatatatatatatatatatatataaaaaactgaatttgaattaaagaataattttgaatttatagataaaaaatttaaatttgaattaaaataaaaaataaatttatcttttttttgtcaagttatcatacttaatttagttagtgatcatatgcaatcatgctAGGAACTTTTATTATCTTTTCTGATTATTTAGATACTATTGCGCCTGTGGTAAAAATTTTTTTATTCCATATAACTATAAagctctttcacatttaaaacccTATAATTAAGTTCTTTAATACAATATGTCTAGATTTGAATAAatcgaatttcttttaaaataaatgtaacaTATATGGTACATGATcgctgccgactcgacactacactatggtaggaagagcgaatcgcaatagcttttactcgAATAGAGGTCCGTgatcgaatttccacagggagctagtagtggagttgtattttctgtctagcctagagttgcggttgtgcttctaatgtcacttcaagcatcttttgagtttttgtatttataactactattataaaactacggattaaagctagattatgctaagagaatattgctaagttgtaattaatgggaaggaagagcactagggtcgtggcattaccttggtggctaattgacgggtagatgttacttaggttcgattgacttatttggggcttatgctataaccgttgcacaattttactcactctcacacctcttggtagagagagtgattttgcccaattgactctctcgacaccaattgggttggcaaattagaccaagcaactagggttcaagtagggtgattactctctcgagatttaacccgttaattgggactatcatttctcatgagtccatcccaattccttgttgggtcaattttgaggtcatagactctctttctcaagaagagttaaacccacaaagcttaaATCattatttgcaaccaccaattctaaattaaatcataaaatcaacccaaataacaaacatccATAGtaaatctaaccctagatggcaacacccatcaattacccacaccagggttgagccacaaccctaactaatgggtttagctacacataattaaagaagaaactgaagaaatagatgaagtataacacatattaattaattactaagaagaaactacaataatctattgttaatgggaagcaaatatgccaaaaatggctataaCACCAAGCGCAACTGTTCTTCTGTTCTCAGATCTGACCGCCCtcttaaaaaaatagtaaaatgttctatttatactaggttggaaaaactggacaaaaatacccttatgGGGTCAGTGcaggccgcacaaaatggaccgcggccacaCTGGCTCTTGGGCTTcagttgtttgatgacttgaactggGGGATGCGGACCGTGTGGGGgtgtaccgcggccgcgaaggCAACTAGCGCAGTCTGCGCAGACGTGACTGCGGACCGCGTGAGGACAAATTCCCTTTGTTGAACCCtatgaacgcggaccgcacagagcaGGAGTGGCCGCGAAGCTTCTCCGCGGGCTGCGTGAATCTTACCGCGGCTGCGTGACCTTAAGCTTGAAAATGtccagtctctgaacctcctagtgcggccgcggtcattgttacgcggtccgcactaggcccctttttcttcacttctcttggtctttgatacttgagcagatttcactcctttttgagccgatctttgacattttgtcactttgtcaatcaaccctgcaatcaagcataacttgtGAGCATCTTGGGAAtgtttttgtatcaatttatactcaaagcataggcaagtagggacataaacacttcatcctaacttatcaactcccccaaacttaaacctttgcttgtcctcaagcaaacaaaataagacccaccccttaaaggaacatCCAAGTAATTCTAGCaatcctaaaataacctcaacaagcatcaattgggactaacaattgccctcaatacgaatgcatcattaacacatttaaaactttgaaaattatggatcaagtgtgacacaagagcatcaagagttgacacatttcatcaaagagcttttctcacttactttggtcattttggaacccaaactctcacatcctcaactctccctaagcgaacctcaccttttgaatattgacacacaaatcgaagcaaatgaaatttcactaatctctctcaaaaaggatggtcacaagtccggctctaagtaccatatgcttgccctttATGTAAGCATCCACTAATGTAAGATCCCTTCAACTTGAGAtcaaatagggcttttgtggagtcattgtgaaggcttttaggcaagggtaggacatatttttattcatgtgggttcaatcttcccttaagcacttcttttgattcatttcggCGCAACTTTCTTGGCTCTTTTTAAGGATTTCACTTCTtcacaaggggttagagagacacattgtcactctttcttataccattcaaaacatttctcctttttctactttctccacaccttttttacttttgttttccttgaattcctttttattcttgttcacattGGACTttatttttgtcctttttcttttcttgctttttcattgccttcttttctttcttttgtaccttACTGCTTTGCTTCCTTtattgtctctccccccaaacttagatttttgccattactcaagggaagatttgggtatCGAGAGAGGGTAAtcgtttagaacgggtataggcttgtagcattggttcttgaaagaaaaaggtttaaggctcaaaagggttaactagggattatttcattggaagGCTATTAAATTGTTCAACTtagcatttggatcaaggagagcctataattatttctcaagtcaaatttcacctaggatttcgcctcaacagacattcagggcaagttctagaccattggctcgggacttggactcaaatttcaattcctcaccacacacgctagggatttgctaaagacatcgagtcgagggcccacaacgaccttagttatGATTTAAACACACAATGATCcaaaaagaccacatgatgatcgtttggtcaacgcaagagtctcaaagccacgactttcaccatcctgaacACAATATTATGTCTTTCACCATGGGataaaaggcaaatgtgctaggcccaagtgaagctttgcttgaggtgcCTTTAACTATGctatcaaaaacaaaagaaaaatcaaagaaacggactcaaacccttaagaaggttgtcacgccatctatcattgagaagagccacccagttcgcacaatactccacccttggaaagaaccgtggcattaagaaaatcaagggCTTATTGGAAACGCTAAAATCAAAACAAGCggctacgagcctaactacaaagctaaaaacaaaaattttgcgaaaatagaaaataaaatgaatatgtacaataggggagtagaatatacaacgggggatgaatatatacagaaatgtaaagttatatacaatcCAAAGTAAAAAAacacaaaatcaataaaaataaactaagaatctatatatatacagtcatccagaaAAGGTAGGgtacacccccacgaataaaagttggcattgtcctcaatgccaactatcaaataaatatcaaaacaaaagaaaggatatAGGATCTCCCTAGGCCTGGTCCatctgcatgggatcatcagtggtccccaagTCCTCTATATGTATGGGAACCTCAGATTGGTTCCcgatctcctgctgctcagctgttGGGACTGGGACCTGCTCCTGAACCGGCTGACTAATAGGTGCATCACTTGAGGGGGTCTCCTATGGGTCTGGTAGCTCAATAACTGCACCATCTAAactggggagcttcctcttctttcttAGGTGCCTGGGTGTCTGCTCCTGTTCCTGCTGTGGCTAtggcactggtgctgctgctggggctggatccccgaataacaagtctaaaggcatctgGTCTGCCAATAGCCTGTCCACATCAGTCCGTAGCACTCTCACCGACTCCTTGGACGCCCttgacttcctcatcttcttgtgctccttggcaagATCCCTCAAAGCCTTTCCATGTGAATCCACCGCCATAGTCAAGACGTCCTGAGTCCTCACAATCTTCTCCTAATTTTCCAGGAGCTTCTTTAGtgtgtcctcaatggactgaggaaaCTGAGTAGTGGAAGGTGCTGAATGGGCCTCAACTGTAGcagacaatgtagacaacttggatgtcgcagctgacatccagttgttcaaactggctagtGTCCGGTTCAACTGCTGGGTCGTGAAAGGATGAGTCGGGGAAGAAGGGACCCCCGTGTCAATTGAAGTACTAGGACCAACAGAGGAGTAGGGTCGTGGAGGCAAATCATCATCAGTGGTGATAGTAAGCATGGTGGAAGGCTCTGTGGGGGGCTCAACCGAAGACACTACCaccactggctcctcagactggctagCTGGAGTAGAGGAAGGCGGCTTGTAACTTCTGTCTTTGGAGTTGTCTGTACTAGGAGAATGGAGCCACAGGTTTTACCTTGACATCaaacggtctcttctccacctccaattcccggaaatacatagtaagggtgctgggaaaaagggtagttccggtcatgctcaacccctacTGCAGAAATggtgcgggacatcacattgcccacattGATAGGATAACCTaccataatagaagcaataagaaTTGCACAGGCAAGTGGAATAATCTGATCATGAGTAGTTGGGTCAAGGCGACTGCATACaaaggtcaaccaccctctagcctcgaagttgaaagttctccgaagtattttggtccCTGCTTGTAACCAttctggaaccgtacccgggattgccaggtacgaagctaaccacggacgaacctcctcgcccattgctaaATTTTCATTGTACAGGGACTTATCTTCGTCAATGAACACCAAATACTCATTCAACGCCTTCCCGGTGaaaaccacatttttgtttctcactttcgTCACTTTAGTGCCTTTCAAGATATGAGCCACATTGCTGTAAAACTCCTTGACTATATGCTCATTTGCCTTCAaacaattgtctttaaagaacttccaacccactcgagcctggaactgtctatgcacattggggtttaggggtagaaggtctttgtcaataaAGCTCCGCTCAAGTATCAACTTCTGTGATGGCCATCATTCTCTAAATTTGTGGGATGCCACCTGGCTGACAAAtcgatcttcccaaacttcaggttttctagttctctcaacacccccaacctggggCACCCCACTGTCTGGTACCTCATTATCACTATTAGTCCTGCCTTCTGCACTCTCCCCAGATactgaagctgtgggagaggtggagtattcaccactgCCTGCTGCTGAGCCATCAGATGACTAAGAAGGTATACGTTGTGGGGCTTGGGCAGTATGTGAAGCCAGGACTGCAGTAGTTGGCCCTGAATCAGAAGAGAGGTCCTGTGAGggtacgtactcactccccgattggtcGTCTATAACaatttgtttccttgttttcagtttatgtcgggaagtgagtttaacttgtttcccttttcctccccgggaggagtcacctcggtcgggttgtttagcacctcttcctcgttgttttaccattgtctgcaaacaaatacatctaacattgttagttgaaGCACAGGCAGTGAAACATGTGACTTAATTAAAATTGCAGAAGCAAAATGAAAGTTGCAGACACTGCTGCAGATCAAGGCACCGCGGACCGGGCTAAGGCGACCGAGGGCCGCACTGAACAAAACCCCAGGAAGGGTCTTCTCTGAATCtcacaccgcggtccgcacaaaatggggttgcggccgcggtgggccagcgcggaccgcacaaaagttaTTGCAGCCGCGCCGGACACAAATTATTCCTCAGTCATTCAAGCATCGCGGACCACGTGAAAGCGTAATGCGGACCGCGTTAGGGCACCACGGACCGTGCTAAATCGACCGCGGGCCGCACT
Coding sequences within:
- the LOC138880015 gene encoding uncharacterized protein, which codes for MAVDSHGKALRDLAKEHKKMRKSRASKESVRVLRTDVDRLLADQMPLDLITSTLKLCGDNISDYDMLEKTFTTFHASNMVLQQQYREKGFTRYSQLISLLLVAERNNELLMRNHENRPTRSTPLPKQDEVYSYYVNLGKGRGHIRGRGHGRGHIQERNVPGVN